One Etheostoma cragini isolate CJK2018 chromosome 6, CSU_Ecrag_1.0, whole genome shotgun sequence DNA window includes the following coding sequences:
- the LOC117945800 gene encoding microtubule-associated protein futsch-like has translation MALCRLPEEQLLMGVAQLDIRGGGVNPFIERLAELGLPEDEGEYEEGRYEEVEYEIVVADEDEHSPDEEDDDQLFDSDQDEDDDTGDEDDWSDSFSHDSGYDSLSEEEEDEEDEEDVEEDVEEVVEEDDDGNIRPCSPLIQQFPAPIFWQRWEQVSPTVPAGAIIWPRACDVQHLEIPAHQVEHAEDGLPSASQRSKESAPSTSGLGSSTKRSREESDTLQVSMKKQKWNCEDSHDESASSTSGLGFSTKRSREEDVEECDDGKIRPFSPLIQQFPAPIFWQRWDQVSPTVPAGAIIWPRACDVQHLEIPAHQVEHAEDGLPSASQRSTVSAPSTSGLGSSTKRSREESDTLQVSMKRQKWNCEDSHDESAPSTSGLGFYRSREDSHRELAPPGEDGLPSASQRSKESAPSTLGLGSSTKRSREESETVQVSTKKQKWNCDHSHNESAALASGLGSYRRREDNYRESAPSTSGLSSNRSRGDSYRESAPSTSGLSSNRSRGDSYRESAPSPFRKYWMGPFDYLRRTEDCDSD, from the exons ATGGCCCTCTGTCGTCTACCTGAGGAACAGCTGCTGATGGGAGTCGCCCAGTTGGACATCCGTGGAG GTGGTGTAAACCCCTTCATTGAGCGTCTTGCAGAACTTGGCCTCCCTGAAGATGAAGGTGAGTATGAGGAAGGTAGGTATGAGGAAGTTGAGTATGAGATTGTTGTTGCAGATGAAGATGAGCACTCCCCCGACGAAGAAGATGACGATCAACTGTTCGACAGTGACCAGGATGAGGATGACGACACAGGTGATGAGGACGACTGGTCTGACAGTTTCAGCCATGATTCTGGGTATGACTCCCTgtctgaagaggaagaggatgaagaggatgaagaggacgTTGAAGAAGATGTTGAAGAGGTGGTtgaagaggatgatgatggCAACATCCGACCTTGCTCCCCTCTCATCCAGCAGTTCCCAGCTCCAATCTTTTGGCAGAGATGGGAACAAGTGTCTCCCACTGTTCCCGCTGGTGCTATTATCTGGCCCCGCGCTTGTGATGTTCAACATCTGGAGATTCCTGCGCATCAAGTGGAACATGCTGAAGATGGTTTACCCTCAGCTTCTCAAAGGTCAAAAGAGTCTGCTCCTTCAACCTCAGGTCTTGGCTCCTCCACAAAGAGAAGCAGGGAAGAGAGCGACACACTGCAGGTAAGTATGAAAAAGCAGAAGTGGAATTGTGAGGACAGCCATGATGAGTCGGCGTCCTCGACTTCAGGCCTCGGCTTCTCCACGAAGAGGAGCAGGGAAGAGGATGTTGAAGAGTGTGATGATGGCAAAATCCGacctttttcccctctcatcCAGCAGTTCCCAGCTCCAATCTTTTGGCAGAGATGGGATCAAGTGTCTCCCACTGTTCCCGCTGGTGCTATTATCTGGCCCCGCGCTTGTGATGTTCAACATCTGGAGATTCCTGCGCATCAAGTGGAACATGCTGAAGATGGTTTACCCTCAGCCTCTCAAAGGTCAACAGTGTCTGCTCCTTCAACCTCAGGCCTTGGCTCCTCCACAAAGAGAAGCAGGGAAGAGAGCGACACACTGCAGGTAAGTATGAAAAGGCAGAAGTGGAATTGTGAGGACAGCCATGACGAGTCAGCTCCTTCGACTTCAGGCCTTGGCTTCTACAGGAGCAGGGAAGACAGCCACAGGGAGTTAGCCCCCCCTGGTGAAGATGGTCTACCCTCAGCCTCTCAAAGGTCAAAAGAGTCTGCTCCTTCAACCTTAGGCCTTGGCTCCTCCACAAAGCGAAGCAGGGAAGAGAGCGAAACGGTGCAGGTAAGTACGAAAAAGCAGAAGTGGAATTGTGATCACAGCCATAATGAGTCAGCAGCCTTGGCTTCAGGCCTCGGCTCCTACAGGAGAAGAGAAGACAACTACAGGGAGTCAGCCCCCTCCACTTCAGGCCTCAGCTCCAACAGGAGCAGGGGAGACAGCTACAGGGAGTCAGCCCCCTCCACTTCAGGCCTCAGCTCCAACAGGAGCAGGGGAGACAGCTACAGGGAGTCAGCCCCCTCCCCATTCAGGAAATACTGGATGGGCCCTTTTGATTACCTGAGAAGAACTGAAGACTGCGACTCTGATTAG
- the LOC117945752 gene encoding vegetative cell wall protein gp1-like, whose product MTRGPAGERRPPFFQSPKTGLTPWAAESRRQPSNPPQADHCPTPSTLPAPRHQALSEDPARTAPPRPPPTPPSPAKGMITAPARPAQTTLLPSASSSVGPGCSSHTQEAVTTDT is encoded by the exons ATGACCAGAGGACCAGCAGGAGAGCGGCGCCCGCCTTTCTTTCAGTCGCCTAA GACAGGACTCACACCCTGGGCAGCTGAGAGTAGACGTCAACCATCCAATCCACCCCAGGCAGACCACTGTCCCACTCCCAGTACTCTACCTGCTCCCAGGCACCAAGCCCTGTCTGAAGACCCAGCGAGGACAGCTCCACCCCGACCCCCACCAACACCACCTTCACCTGCCAAGGGGATGATTACCGCCCCAGCCCGACCAGCACAGACGACGTTGTTACcgtctgcttcttcttctgtgggTCCGGGATGCTCCTCACATACACAGGAAGCTGTCACAACAGACACTTGa